The Chryseobacterium sp. G0186 genome includes the window TATGGCAACCCCCTTGCTCCAGGCTTTTGTTAATCCTTTATATACTTCGTTATTGGTTTTAAGGTATTTCCAATGGGCAAATGCCATTAAGAAAGGCATCACCATACCGACACAGGAAAAAATGATATGAAACCCCAAAGAGAGGGCCATCTGCGCGCGGGCCGCAATAAAATCATCCATAATATCAACTTTTGAGTAAATAAATTTACGGATAATTTATTGATGTTGAGTATGATTTAAAACAGCAGGAATTTTAGGAATAGGCTTTAACTTTGAATCTTTTATTATCTCTCTGTTCTTTATCTTTCTTTAAAGAAAACTCTACATTTTTTGACATTTTTTAACTTTCATACCTCGAAAAAAATCACGATATTTGTAAGTCTTTGCATATAGCAAGATTTTAATATTTAATATGAGTCAAAAACAATATACAGCTAGTAGTATTCAGGCATTGGAAGGAATGGAGCACGTACGTATGCGTCCTTCAATGTACATTGGTGATGTAGGAACAAGAGGTCTTCACCATTTGGTTTATGAAGTAGTAGATAACTCTATTGACGAAGCGCTGGCAGGATACTGCGATACCATCTTTGTTGCTATTAAAGAAGGAAACGGAGTTGAAGTAAGCGATAATGGTAGAGGTATCCCGGTGGATTTCCATGAGAAAGAACAAAAATCTGCTCTTGAGGTTGTAATGACAAAAATTGGAGCCGGAGGTAAGTTTGATAAAGATTCTTATAAAGTTTCAGGAGGTCTTCACGGGGTTGGGGTTTCGTGTGTAAATGCACTTTCCAACGAGATGGTTACTACTGTTTACAGAGATGGAAACATTTACCAGCAAATATATTCAAAAGGAAAAGCTCAAACGGAAGTTGAAGAAATTGGGCACAGTGAAAGAAGAGGAACAAAGCAATTCTTTCAGCCGGATGATACTATTTTTACAGAATTAGTTTATAACTATGATACCTTGGCAACTCGTCTAAGAGAGCTTTCTTACCTTAATAGAGGAATTACCATTACCCTTACCGATGAGAGAGAGAAATTGGAGGATGGTTCTTTCAAATCAGAAGTTTTTCATTCTGAGGGAGGATTAAAGGAATTTGTAGCCTATATTGATGGAAACCGTGAATCCATTATGGAACACGTAATCTTCATGGAGGGTGAAAGAGATGATATTCCTGTAGAAGTAGCCATGCGTTACAATACTTCTTTCAACGAGAATCTTCACTCTTATGTCAACAATATCAATACTCATGAGGGAGGGACTCACTTGGCAGGTTTCAGAAGAGCTTTAACAAGAACTTTAAAGAAGTATGCTGATGAATTAGGAATTCCGGCAAAAGAAAAAGTAGAAATTACAGGGGATGACTTCCGTGAGGGATTAACTGCTGTAATTTCTGTAAAGGTAATGGAGCCTCAGTTTGAAGGACAGACAAAAACAAAATTAGGGAACTCCGAAGTTTCTGGTGCTGTAGATAAAATTGTAGGGGAGATGCTTACTAACTTCTTGGAAGAGAACCCTAATGAAGCTAAGACTATTGTTCAAAAAGTTGTTTTGGCTGCAAAAGCAAGACAGGCTGCTAAGAAGGCTCGTGAGATGGTTCAGAGAAAATCTCCAATGGGAGGCTCTGGTCTTCCTGGTAAATTATCTGACTGTTCATCCAAGGATCCGGCAGAATCTGAATTATTCCTTGTAGAGGGAGATTCCGCAGGTGGAACGGCTAAACAAGGACGTGACAGACACTTCCAGGCTATCCTTCCATTAAGAGGTAAAATCTTGAACGTAGAGAAATCAATGCTTCATAAAGTATATGATAACGAGGAAATCAGAAATATCTATACCGCTCTTGGTGTTTCCGTAGGAACAGAAGAAGACAGCAAAGCATTGAATATGGTCAAGCTAAGATACCATAAGATTGTGATCATGACCGATGCTGATATTGATGGATCTCACATTTCTACTTTGATTCTTACATTCTTCTTCAGATACATGAAAGAACTTATTGAGAACGGGTATATTTATATCGCTCAGCCACCTTTATATCTATTAAAGAAAGGAAACAAAAAAGTGTATGCCTATAACGAAAAAGAACGTGAAGAGTTTACATTAGAAATGTCTCCGGATGGAAAAGGTGTTGAAGTACAACGTTATAAGGGTCTTGGAGAAATGAACCCGGAACAGCTTTGGGAAACAACTCTTAATCCAGAACACAGAATCTTAAAGCAGGTAACTATTGATAACGCTGTAGAAGCAGACAGTGTTTTCTCAATGTTGATGGGTGATGAGGTTCCGCCAAGAAGAGAATTTATTGAGAAAAATGCAAAGTATGCAAAAATTGATGCATAAACATTTTTAAAAATATATAAAAAAAGCTCCTAATATTTAGGAGCTTTTTTTATATTTGGGGTCAACCAATAAAAAATAATAATATGTTAACTCTTTTACAAACAGACCCCTATAGCGGGGCAGATGCAGTTTCTGGAGCTGCTGCTGCCGGATTAGGGATTGGAACAATGTTCATGAGCCTTATATTCTATCTATTTTATGGATACTGTATGTACAAAATCTTCAAAAAAGCTGGTAGGGAAGATGCATGGGCCGCTTTCATCCCGATTTATAATATCATTGTATTGCTGGATATTGTAAAGAAACCAATCTGGTGGATCATCCTATTCTGTATCCCTTTCGTGAACCTATATGCTTCATGGGTGGTGAATGACAGATTGGCCAAAGGCTTCTCAAAGGAAACACCTCTTTACACTGTTCTTTTATTTTTCCTTGGATTTATTTTCATTCCTGTTTTGGGACTTGGAAGTGATCTTTATGATGTGAAGAGAATTCCTAACGATTAAAACTATTACTAAAGAATATAAGACTTCAGAAATGAGGTCTTTTTTTTGCTCAATACTTCCCATTCTATAGAAGTTATTGTACTTCTTCTCAGTATACTTAATTCTATAGGCTTTATTTTTTTTAAGTTTTTTTTAACAGTTATTAAGATTTTGTTATTTTTGTGTAATTTTAATAACTATGATGAAAATATTATTTCTCGGGGCTTTATCTACAGCCTCAGTATATTTCGCTCAGACCTATCCGGCAGCTTCAATTCCTGAAAGCTTAAAGAAAAATGCAAATGTTGTTATCCGAAAAGACTTTACAACCGTTCAGATCAATAAAGTTGATCAAATAAAATATCAATATAATACAGTAACTACTGTTTTGAATAAAGATGGGGATGATAAGGCTGTGGCGTATATTCCTTATGATAAATCAAGGAGTATTTCAGATGTAAAAGTGACTGTTTATGATGAATTTGGTAAGAAAATAAAAAGTTATTCCAAATCTGACTTTGGAGACTATGCCAATAATACACAAGGCGTATTTTATTCCGATAACAGAATTTTGGTATTTTCCTATACACCGGTTCAGTATCCTTATACCATTGATTTTTCTTATCAGTCTGAAAATAAAAATACAGTTTTTATTCCTGATTTTGTACCGTTTTATTCTACCAATACCGCTTTGGAAGAGGGACAAATGAAGATCATCAATACATCAGGA containing:
- the gyrB gene encoding DNA topoisomerase (ATP-hydrolyzing) subunit B, which translates into the protein MSQKQYTASSIQALEGMEHVRMRPSMYIGDVGTRGLHHLVYEVVDNSIDEALAGYCDTIFVAIKEGNGVEVSDNGRGIPVDFHEKEQKSALEVVMTKIGAGGKFDKDSYKVSGGLHGVGVSCVNALSNEMVTTVYRDGNIYQQIYSKGKAQTEVEEIGHSERRGTKQFFQPDDTIFTELVYNYDTLATRLRELSYLNRGITITLTDEREKLEDGSFKSEVFHSEGGLKEFVAYIDGNRESIMEHVIFMEGERDDIPVEVAMRYNTSFNENLHSYVNNINTHEGGTHLAGFRRALTRTLKKYADELGIPAKEKVEITGDDFREGLTAVISVKVMEPQFEGQTKTKLGNSEVSGAVDKIVGEMLTNFLEENPNEAKTIVQKVVLAAKARQAAKKAREMVQRKSPMGGSGLPGKLSDCSSKDPAESELFLVEGDSAGGTAKQGRDRHFQAILPLRGKILNVEKSMLHKVYDNEEIRNIYTALGVSVGTEEDSKALNMVKLRYHKIVIMTDADIDGSHISTLILTFFFRYMKELIENGYIYIAQPPLYLLKKGNKKVYAYNEKEREEFTLEMSPDGKGVEVQRYKGLGEMNPEQLWETTLNPEHRILKQVTIDNAVEADSVFSMLMGDEVPPRREFIEKNAKYAKIDA
- a CDS encoding DUF5684 domain-containing protein yields the protein MLTLLQTDPYSGADAVSGAAAAGLGIGTMFMSLIFYLFYGYCMYKIFKKAGREDAWAAFIPIYNIIVLLDIVKKPIWWIILFCIPFVNLYASWVVNDRLAKGFSKETPLYTVLLFFLGFIFIPVLGLGSDLYDVKRIPND